The Sinomonas sp. P10A9 genome includes a window with the following:
- the pucL gene encoding factor-independent urate hydroxylase, with translation MTPNNENTSRIVLGKNQYGKAEVRVVKITRDTDRHEIEDLNVTSQLRGDFDAAHFDGDNAHVVPTDTQKNTVYGLARDGVGSPEEFLLRLANHFTSEFGWVTGGRWEAEQYAWERIVSHGEEHGHSFVRRGQEVRNAVVVKDGGAVQVISGLNGLTVLKSTQSGFVGYPQDRFTTLQETTDRILATDVSARWRYSTEAIANGAVDFNKSYDDVRALLLEGFAEEYSYALQQTLFQMAQKVLDAHPEIDELRFSTPNKHHFLVDLTPFGLDNPNEVFYAADRPYGLIEANFRRETVTDDNNAWDGIAGFC, from the coding sequence ATGACTCCGAACAACGAGAACACCAGCAGGATCGTCCTGGGCAAGAACCAGTACGGCAAGGCCGAGGTCCGAGTCGTCAAGATCACCCGCGACACGGACCGCCACGAGATCGAGGACCTCAACGTCACCTCGCAGCTGCGCGGTGACTTCGACGCCGCGCACTTCGACGGCGACAACGCCCACGTGGTCCCGACGGACACCCAGAAGAACACCGTGTACGGCCTGGCCAGGGACGGCGTGGGCTCCCCTGAGGAGTTCCTCCTCCGCCTCGCGAACCATTTCACATCGGAGTTCGGCTGGGTCACCGGCGGGCGCTGGGAAGCCGAGCAGTACGCGTGGGAGCGCATCGTCTCCCACGGGGAGGAGCACGGCCACTCGTTCGTCCGCAGGGGCCAGGAGGTCCGCAACGCAGTGGTCGTGAAGGACGGAGGCGCGGTCCAGGTCATCTCGGGCCTGAACGGCCTCACCGTCCTCAAGTCGACGCAGTCGGGCTTTGTGGGCTACCCGCAAGACCGCTTCACCACCCTGCAGGAGACCACGGACCGCATCCTCGCCACGGATGTGTCGGCCCGCTGGCGCTACAGCACGGAAGCGATCGCGAACGGCGCGGTGGACTTCAACAAGTCCTACGACGACGTCAGGGCGCTCCTGCTCGAGGGCTTCGCCGAGGAGTACTCCTACGCGCTCCAGCAGACGCTCTTCCAGATGGCCCAGAAGGTCCTGGACGCCCACCCCGAGATTGATGAGCTGCGCTTCTCGACCCCGAACAAGCACCACTTCCTCGTGGACCTCACGCCGTTCGGCCTCGACAACCCGAACGAGGTCTTCTACGCGGCAGACCGCCCGTACGGCCTCATCGAGGCGAACTTCCGGCGCGAGACCGTCACGGACGACAACAACGCGTGGGACGGGATCGCCGGCTTCTGCTGA
- a CDS encoding nucleobase:cation symporter-2 family protein, protein MSRNHAPAPGSQSAEAVRPEDQKLPIGTAFAYGFQHVLTMYGGIIAPPLIIGSAAGLKGPDIALLITSCLFVGGLATLLQTLGVKWFGSQLPLVQGTSFASVATMLAIVSGGGGIQAVFGAVIAASLIGLIVAPFFAKVIHFFPPVVTGVVITTIGLSLTPVAANWALGGNAKAPNYGDPANIGLAGLTLLVIMLLSKLGSAVISRLSILLAIVIGTIVAAFIGMADFSKVGTGAIFELPRPFAFGLPTFEPAAIISMVIVILVILTETTADILAVGEIAGSKIDSKRIANGLRADMLSSAVAPVFNTFTQSAFAQNVGLVAVTGIKSRFAVAAGGGVLVLLGLLPVLGRVVAAVPTPVLGGAGIVLFGTVAASGIRTLSKVDYKDSMNLIIVATSIAFGMVPVINPAFYGHFPAWFQVIFDSGISSAAIMAILLNIVFNVVKRGTPHNPSVFGAAPVRIVPEEVLECLEDGDRCENGKILDKDGNEVPVRAAKGAHGH, encoded by the coding sequence ATGTCCCGAAACCATGCGCCCGCACCCGGCTCCCAGAGCGCCGAGGCGGTCCGCCCCGAGGATCAGAAGCTGCCCATCGGCACCGCGTTTGCCTACGGCTTCCAGCACGTCCTGACGATGTACGGCGGCATCATCGCGCCGCCGCTCATCATCGGATCGGCGGCCGGCCTCAAGGGGCCGGACATCGCGCTCCTCATCACGTCCTGCCTGTTCGTGGGCGGCCTCGCGACGCTCCTGCAGACGCTCGGCGTCAAGTGGTTCGGCTCGCAGCTGCCGCTCGTCCAGGGCACCTCGTTCGCCTCGGTCGCGACGATGCTCGCAATCGTGAGCGGCGGAGGAGGGATCCAGGCGGTCTTCGGCGCCGTGATCGCGGCCTCGCTCATCGGCCTCATCGTCGCCCCGTTCTTCGCGAAGGTCATCCACTTCTTCCCGCCGGTCGTGACGGGGGTCGTCATCACGACGATCGGCCTCTCGCTCACGCCCGTCGCCGCGAACTGGGCCCTGGGCGGGAACGCCAAGGCGCCGAACTACGGCGACCCGGCCAACATCGGGCTCGCGGGGCTCACGCTCCTGGTGATCATGCTCCTGAGCAAGCTCGGCAGCGCCGTCATCTCGCGCCTGTCGATCCTCCTGGCGATCGTCATCGGCACGATCGTCGCGGCGTTCATCGGCATGGCCGACTTCTCCAAGGTCGGCACCGGGGCGATCTTCGAGCTGCCCCGACCGTTCGCGTTCGGTCTGCCCACGTTCGAGCCTGCCGCGATCATCTCGATGGTGATCGTGATCCTCGTGATCCTGACGGAGACCACCGCGGACATCCTCGCCGTCGGCGAGATCGCCGGCTCGAAGATCGACTCGAAGCGCATTGCGAACGGCCTCCGCGCGGACATGCTCTCCTCGGCCGTCGCGCCCGTCTTCAACACGTTCACCCAGAGCGCGTTCGCCCAGAACGTCGGCCTGGTCGCCGTGACCGGCATCAAGTCCCGGTTCGCGGTCGCGGCCGGCGGCGGCGTCCTGGTGCTGCTCGGGCTCCTGCCCGTCCTCGGGCGGGTCGTAGCGGCCGTGCCGACGCCCGTGCTCGGCGGCGCGGGGATCGTCCTCTTCGGCACGGTCGCCGCCTCGGGCATCCGGACCCTGTCGAAGGTCGACTACAAGGACAGCATGAACCTGATCATCGTCGCGACGTCCATCGCGTTCGGCATGGTCCCGGTCATCAATCCCGCCTTCTACGGGCACTTCCCCGCGTGGTTCCAGGTGATCTTCGACTCGGGCATCAGCTCGGCGGCAATCATGGCGATCCTGCTGAATATCGTCTTCAACGTGGTCAAGCGCGGCACCCCGCACAACCCGTCGGTGTTCGGTGCCGCCCCCGTGCGCATCGTCCCCGAGGAGGTCCTCGAGTGCCTTGAGGACGGCGACCGCTGCGAGAACGGCAAGATCTTGGACAAGGACGGCAACGAGGTCCCGGTGAGGGCCGCGAAGGGAGCCCACGGCCACTGA
- the purF gene encoding amidophosphoribosyltransferase encodes MVRGDGLLSLDLDPLDKGPQDACGVFGVWAPGEEVAKLTYYGLYALQHRGQESAGIATSDGARINVYKDMGLVSQVFDESTLNTLTGHLAVGHCRYSTTGASHWANAQPTLGATANGTVALAHNGNLTNTAELRDMIEELTGGELTGEMKQGNTSDTALVTALLQGQKGQTLEDTAMELLPKIRGGFCFVFMDESTIYAARDTYGIRPLCLGRLERGWVVASEQSALATVGASFIREIEPGEFIAIDENGVRSQRFGKPTPAGCVFEYVYLARPDAAINGRSVYESRVEMGRQLARENQHDADIVIPVPESGTPAAVGYAEESGIPFAHGFVKNAYVGRTFIQPSQTLRQLGIRLKLNALESVIRGKRVVVVDDSIVRGNTQRAIVRMLREAGAKEVHIKISSPPVKWPCFYGIDFASRAELIANGATIDEIAQAIGADSLGYISEDGMINATLQPRERLCTACFTGTYPIELPSADKLGKNLLELRDGTQASGEDGTDDGAAHLDPVGDTETGGHAGSTGCDPGPDAEFEPLLTEADRKETIA; translated from the coding sequence GTGGTACGTGGTGACGGACTCCTCTCCCTTGATCTAGACCCCCTCGACAAAGGCCCCCAGGACGCCTGTGGCGTCTTCGGCGTGTGGGCGCCCGGCGAAGAAGTCGCCAAGCTGACCTACTACGGGCTGTACGCGCTGCAGCACCGCGGCCAGGAGTCGGCGGGCATTGCGACGAGCGACGGCGCGCGCATCAACGTGTACAAGGACATGGGCCTTGTCTCCCAGGTCTTCGACGAGTCGACCCTGAACACGCTCACGGGCCACCTGGCCGTCGGCCACTGCCGCTACTCGACGACCGGTGCGAGCCACTGGGCCAACGCCCAGCCGACGCTCGGCGCAACGGCCAACGGCACCGTGGCCCTCGCCCACAACGGCAACCTGACCAACACCGCCGAGCTCCGCGACATGATCGAGGAGCTCACGGGCGGCGAGCTCACGGGCGAGATGAAGCAGGGCAACACCTCGGACACCGCGCTCGTCACGGCGCTCCTGCAGGGCCAGAAGGGCCAGACGCTCGAGGACACGGCGATGGAGCTGCTCCCCAAGATCCGGGGCGGCTTCTGCTTCGTGTTCATGGACGAGTCCACGATCTACGCCGCGCGCGACACCTACGGCATCCGCCCACTGTGCCTCGGCCGGCTCGAGCGCGGCTGGGTCGTCGCGTCCGAGCAGTCCGCCCTCGCGACGGTCGGCGCGAGCTTCATCCGCGAGATCGAGCCGGGCGAGTTCATCGCCATCGATGAGAACGGCGTGCGCTCGCAGCGCTTCGGGAAGCCGACACCGGCCGGCTGCGTCTTCGAGTACGTCTACCTCGCGCGCCCCGACGCCGCGATCAACGGCCGCTCGGTGTACGAGTCGCGCGTCGAGATGGGCCGACAGCTCGCCCGGGAGAACCAGCACGACGCCGACATCGTCATCCCCGTGCCCGAGTCCGGGACGCCCGCCGCGGTCGGCTACGCCGAGGAGTCCGGCATCCCCTTCGCGCACGGCTTCGTCAAGAACGCCTACGTGGGGCGCACCTTCATCCAGCCCTCGCAGACCCTGCGTCAGCTCGGCATCAGGCTCAAGCTCAACGCCCTCGAATCCGTGATCCGGGGCAAGCGGGTGGTGGTCGTGGACGACTCGATCGTGCGCGGGAACACCCAGCGGGCCATCGTGCGCATGCTGCGCGAGGCCGGGGCCAAGGAGGTCCACATCAAGATCTCCTCGCCACCGGTGAAGTGGCCGTGCTTCTACGGCATCGACTTCGCCTCGCGCGCCGAGCTCATCGCGAACGGCGCGACGATCGACGAGATCGCCCAGGCGATCGGCGCCGACTCCCTCGGGTACATCTCCGAGGACGGCATGATCAACGCGACTCTGCAGCCGCGCGAGCGCCTGTGCACGGCGTGCTTCACGGGGACGTACCCGATCGAGCTGCCGAGCGCGGACAAGCTCGGCAAGAACCTCCTCGAACTCCGCGACGGCACGCAGGCTTCCGGCGAGGACGGCACGGACGACGGCGCCGCCCACCTCGACCCGGTGGGCGACACCGAGACGGGTGGTCACGCCGGCTCGACGGGCTGCGACCCGGGCCCAGACGCCGAATTCGAGCCCCTGCTGACCGAGGCCGACAGGAAAGAGACGATCGCATGA
- the purM gene encoding phosphoribosylformylglycinamidine cyclo-ligase, whose product MTYPAITYADAGVDVEAGDRAVELMKDAVKATHSASVLGGVGGFAGLFDVSRLLTYKRPLLATSTDGVGTKVAIAQAMDVHDTIGFDLVGMVVDDIVVVGAEPLYMTDYIACGKVVPERIADIVRGIAAACSVAGTALVGGETAEHPGLLGESEYDVAGAATGVVEADALLGPERVRAGDVVIGMASSGIHSNGYSLVRRVINHAGWALDRQVSELGRTLGEELLEPTRVYAADCLDLVRALNGAGGSGSGGELAPVLPLRGFSHVTGGGLAANLARVLPKGLLATVDRSTWELPAIFKVVAELGNVPQADLERTLNLGVGMVAIVAPDAADATLARLAERGLPSWVMGQVSEDAETGTAGDPDYVQGAKGVDGGAVRLVNAYA is encoded by the coding sequence ATGACCTACCCTGCGATCACCTACGCTGACGCTGGCGTCGATGTCGAGGCCGGCGATCGCGCCGTCGAGCTCATGAAGGACGCCGTCAAGGCAACCCACAGCGCCTCGGTCCTGGGCGGCGTCGGCGGCTTCGCCGGGCTGTTCGACGTCTCGCGGCTCCTCACGTACAAGCGCCCCCTGCTCGCGACCTCGACAGATGGCGTGGGCACCAAGGTCGCGATCGCGCAGGCCATGGACGTTCACGACACGATCGGTTTCGACCTCGTTGGCATGGTCGTGGACGACATCGTCGTGGTCGGCGCCGAGCCGCTCTACATGACGGACTACATCGCGTGCGGCAAGGTCGTCCCCGAGCGGATCGCAGACATCGTGCGAGGCATCGCGGCGGCCTGCTCGGTCGCGGGAACCGCGCTCGTGGGCGGCGAGACCGCCGAGCATCCGGGCCTACTGGGTGAGAGTGAGTACGACGTCGCCGGCGCCGCCACCGGCGTTGTCGAGGCCGACGCACTGCTCGGCCCCGAACGGGTCCGTGCGGGCGATGTCGTGATCGGCATGGCGTCCTCGGGCATCCACTCGAACGGCTACTCGCTCGTGCGCCGCGTCATCAACCACGCGGGCTGGGCGCTGGACCGCCAGGTCTCCGAGCTCGGACGCACACTCGGCGAGGAGCTCCTCGAGCCCACACGGGTGTACGCGGCCGACTGCCTCGACCTCGTGCGCGCCCTGAACGGCGCCGGCGGATCAGGCTCTGGCGGTGAGCTGGCACCTGTACTGCCACTTCGCGGCTTCTCCCACGTGACGGGCGGCGGCCTCGCCGCCAACCTCGCGCGCGTCCTCCCCAAGGGCCTCCTCGCGACCGTGGACCGCTCCACGTGGGAACTCCCGGCGATCTTCAAGGTGGTCGCGGAGCTCGGCAACGTGCCGCAGGCCGACCTCGAGCGGACCCTCAACCTCGGTGTGGGCATGGTTGCGATCGTCGCGCCCGACGCCGCCGATGCCACCCTCGCGCGTCTCGCCGAGCGCGGACTCCCGTCCTGGGTCATGGGCCAGGTGTCGGAGGACGCGGAGACGGGGACCGCCGGGGACCCGGACTACGTCCAGGGCGCCAAGGGAGTCGACGGCGGCGCCGTCAGGCTCGTGAACGCCTACGCCTGA
- a CDS encoding cytochrome P450, with protein MEETTVDADVEAAPTADWNPRAADVQADQIAAYDGMRARCPVALGEQGNWAVFGHADNRRILNDPRTFSNVVSTHLTVPNGMDPPEHGPFRAIVDKYYTPWRMHAFEPACRAIASRLVAALPRQADVEVMADLAEPFANEVQCAFMGWPETLHGPLREWTRKNHAATLSMDRAAMSAIALEFDGYIREQLDLRRDRARLPSGGTPDATSELLAEEVGGRLLTDEEIVSIVRNWTVGELGTIAASVGSIAKFLADHPDIQADLRSRRHDGGLLARASDEILRLDAPLIANRRRTKASVEIGGRTIPAGERVVVLWASANRDERVFPDPDEFRLDRNPADNLLYGEGIHACPGAPLARLELSVLMQELLGATTSIELASNAPVRATYPSGGWNSVSVRIA; from the coding sequence ATGGAGGAGACAACCGTGGACGCAGACGTTGAAGCAGCCCCCACCGCCGACTGGAACCCACGGGCCGCAGACGTCCAGGCAGACCAGATCGCGGCGTACGACGGCATGCGCGCCAGATGCCCCGTGGCCCTGGGCGAGCAAGGGAACTGGGCCGTCTTCGGGCACGCCGACAACCGGAGGATCCTCAACGATCCCAGGACGTTCTCCAACGTCGTCTCAACCCATCTGACCGTCCCGAACGGGATGGACCCGCCCGAGCACGGGCCGTTCCGCGCGATCGTGGACAAGTACTACACGCCGTGGCGCATGCACGCGTTCGAGCCGGCCTGCCGCGCCATCGCGAGCCGGCTCGTCGCCGCGCTCCCCCGGCAGGCCGACGTCGAGGTCATGGCGGACCTCGCCGAGCCCTTTGCCAACGAGGTCCAGTGTGCGTTCATGGGCTGGCCTGAGACCCTCCACGGGCCTCTGCGCGAGTGGACCCGGAAGAACCACGCCGCCACACTGAGCATGGACCGGGCAGCAATGTCCGCGATCGCGCTCGAGTTCGACGGGTACATCCGCGAGCAGCTCGACCTGCGGCGCGACCGTGCGCGCCTTCCCAGCGGCGGCACGCCCGACGCCACCTCCGAGCTCCTGGCCGAGGAGGTCGGCGGCCGGCTGCTGACCGACGAGGAGATCGTCTCGATCGTGCGCAACTGGACGGTCGGCGAGCTCGGAACGATCGCCGCGAGCGTCGGGTCCATCGCGAAGTTCCTCGCCGACCATCCGGACATCCAGGCCGACTTGCGCTCGCGGAGGCACGACGGCGGCCTGCTGGCCCGGGCGAGCGACGAGATCCTGCGCCTCGACGCACCGCTCATCGCGAATCGCCGTCGCACGAAGGCCAGCGTCGAGATCGGCGGCCGGACCATCCCAGCGGGCGAACGCGTGGTGGTGCTCTGGGCCTCGGCCAACCGGGACGAACGGGTATTCCCAGACCCCGACGAGTTCAGGCTCGACCGCAATCCGGCCGACAACCTGCTCTATGGGGAGGGCATCCATGCGTGTCCGGGCGCACCGCTTGCCCGGCTCGAGCTGAGTGTGCTCATGCAGGAACTGCTCGGCGCCACAACGTCGATCGAGCTGGCGTCCAACGCGCCGGTGCGGGCCACGTATCCATCCGGCGGATGGAACAGCGTGTCGGTACGCATCGCCTGA
- a CDS encoding Sir2 family NAD-dependent protein deacetylase, translating to MNSLQHPAIAGAHAAALRSIAREVTETAEPQPPGVARKGILGMLGERAVLVVTGAGVSTASGIPDYRGPQGSWRKHRPMTYQEFRHDPAARHRYWARSFIGWRHLNRAEPNRAHRIIADLERRGYIAGVVTQNVDGLHAAAGTNNLVTLHGDLDRVVCLNCGNLEARRSLDARLSEANPGYSEAVSHDPAAVNPDGDVELDEHWVGRFVMVPCLVCGSDALKPDVVYFGESVPLERKQRATAMLASARSLLVLGSSLAVMSGFRFVLDAVHEGKPVGIVNQGPTRGDSRADWRWRADVGEALGELSAAL from the coding sequence CTGAACTCGTTACAGCACCCCGCCATCGCAGGAGCGCATGCAGCTGCCTTGCGGTCTATTGCGCGTGAGGTGACGGAGACCGCCGAACCCCAGCCCCCCGGCGTCGCCCGCAAAGGCATCCTCGGAATGCTCGGTGAACGGGCCGTGCTCGTCGTGACCGGCGCGGGGGTCTCCACGGCATCGGGCATCCCGGACTACCGCGGCCCGCAGGGGTCGTGGCGCAAGCACCGGCCCATGACCTATCAGGAGTTCCGCCACGATCCGGCGGCGCGGCACCGTTACTGGGCGCGCAGCTTCATCGGCTGGCGGCACCTCAACCGTGCCGAGCCGAACCGGGCGCACCGGATCATCGCCGACCTCGAGCGGCGAGGGTACATTGCCGGCGTCGTGACCCAGAACGTGGACGGCCTGCACGCTGCGGCGGGGACCAACAACCTCGTGACGTTGCATGGCGACCTCGACAGGGTCGTGTGCCTCAACTGCGGCAACCTCGAAGCACGGAGGAGCCTCGACGCGCGCCTCTCCGAGGCCAACCCAGGCTACTCCGAGGCCGTCTCGCACGATCCCGCGGCAGTCAACCCCGACGGAGACGTCGAGCTCGACGAGCATTGGGTCGGCCGGTTCGTCATGGTCCCGTGCCTCGTCTGCGGCTCAGACGCGCTCAAGCCCGACGTCGTGTACTTCGGCGAGAGCGTCCCGCTCGAACGCAAGCAGCGGGCGACGGCGATGCTCGCCTCTGCGCGCAGCCTCCTCGTGCTGGGGTCATCCCTTGCGGTCATGAGCGGCTTCCGGTTTGTCCTCGACGCAGTGCACGAGGGCAAGCCCGTGGGCATCGTGAACCAGGGCCCCACGCGCGGTGACTCCCGCGCCGACTGGCGGTGGCGTGCTGACGTCGGCGAGGCGCTCGGGGAGCTCTCCGCGGCACTCTGA
- a CDS encoding DUF3073 domain-containing protein: MGRGRQKAKATKQARDIKYYSPSTDYAALERELGSQTGHTSHRYAEEPEQDDSEYADQFGGEDEDEDSRRIG; this comes from the coding sequence ATGGGGCGCGGCCGTCAAAAGGCTAAGGCAACCAAGCAGGCTCGGGACATCAAGTACTACAGCCCGAGCACTGACTACGCGGCTCTCGAGCGGGAACTGGGCTCACAGACCGGCCATACTTCTCATCGATATGCTGAGGAACCCGAGCAGGACGACTCGGAGTACGCGGATCAATTTGGAGGCGAGGACGAGGACGAGGACTCTCGCCGGATCGGTTGA
- a CDS encoding septum formation family protein, with the protein MITALVAVGLVIWGISAFASAGRPKTAVESTAYAKGDCFADFDAAANSGDKVTCTDPHSAQLVGVENAGDAEAYPGRDALEQRASQLCKAPNIVLPGDTSNLKQRSAYPSQDGWKGGDRRMDCYILSTNGNTLTASFLH; encoded by the coding sequence GTGATCACGGCGCTCGTGGCGGTGGGGCTAGTCATCTGGGGCATCTCGGCCTTCGCCAGCGCGGGGAGGCCCAAGACGGCAGTCGAGTCCACGGCGTACGCGAAGGGCGACTGTTTCGCCGACTTCGACGCCGCCGCGAACTCGGGCGACAAGGTGACCTGCACCGACCCGCATTCCGCACAGCTCGTCGGCGTCGAGAACGCCGGCGACGCCGAGGCCTACCCCGGGCGCGATGCCCTAGAACAGCGCGCCAGCCAGCTGTGCAAAGCCCCGAACATCGTGCTGCCCGGGGACACCAGCAACCTCAAGCAGCGGTCGGCCTATCCGAGCCAAGACGGCTGGAAGGGCGGCGACCGCCGCATGGACTGCTACATCCTGAGCACGAACGGGAACACACTCACCGCATCATTCCTCCACTGA
- the clpB gene encoding ATP-dependent chaperone ClpB, with protein sequence MDVKFTTKSQEALSAAAMNASTAGNPQIEPAHLLKALMDQREGVAVALLRATGADPDAVSVAASTAIKALPSSSGTTVAQAQLSRQGLQVISAAQQQAEQMGDSFVSTEHLLLGLAADGGAVGKALRDNGAALESLKAALPGVRGDRKVDSPDPEGTFQALEKYGTDLTAIARSGKLDPVIGRDSEIRRVIQVLSRRTKNNPVLIGEPGVGKTAVVEGLAQRMVAGDVPESLRGKTLISLDLGSMVAGAKYRGEFEERLKAVLEEIKASEGQIVTFIDEIHTVVGAGATGDSSMDAGNMLKPMLARGELRLIGATTLDEYRQNIEKDAALERRFQQVFVGEPSVDDTIAILRGLKERYEAHHKVAIADSALVAAATLSNRYISGRQLPDKAIDLVDEAASRLRMEIDSAPEEIDQLRRAVDRLTMEEMALDGEADAASIERLAALREDMADKKEELAALNARWEAEKTGLNRVGELKSKLDELRSLADKAQREGDLGEASRILYGEIPTFEHELSEATAATEAEAAEGTGGRERGAGKKMVAEDVTADDIAEVISAWTGIPAGRMLQGESQKLLHMEAELGKRLIGQAKAVSAVSDAVRRARAGISDPNRPTGSFLFLGPTGVGKTELAKALADFLFDDERAMVRIDMSEYSEKHSVARLVGAPPGYVGYEEGGQLTEAVRRRPYSVILLDEVEKAHPEVFDILLQVLDDGRLTDGQGRTVDFRNVILVLTSNLGSQFLVDPSLSEGSKRDAVMSVVNASFKPEFLNRLDDVIMFDALSVDELSRIVELQVASLQARLTERRLTLEVTDGARAWLAMTGYDPAYGARPLRRLVQREIGDRLAKEILAGEIVDGDTVLVDVADVEVDLKDLTGATSGLSVRRKVPAVQ encoded by the coding sequence TTGGACGTCAAATTCACTACCAAGAGCCAGGAGGCGCTGTCGGCCGCCGCGATGAACGCGTCGACGGCGGGCAACCCTCAGATCGAACCGGCGCACCTCCTCAAGGCGCTCATGGACCAGCGCGAGGGCGTCGCCGTCGCCCTCCTGCGGGCCACGGGAGCGGACCCGGACGCCGTGAGTGTCGCCGCGAGCACTGCCATCAAGGCGCTCCCCTCGAGCTCAGGAACCACGGTGGCGCAGGCCCAGCTCAGCCGTCAGGGGCTGCAGGTCATCAGCGCCGCGCAGCAGCAGGCCGAGCAGATGGGCGACTCCTTCGTCTCGACCGAACACCTCCTCCTCGGGCTGGCGGCCGACGGCGGTGCGGTCGGCAAGGCGCTGCGTGACAACGGCGCCGCCCTCGAGTCACTCAAGGCCGCCCTGCCCGGCGTCCGCGGCGACCGCAAGGTGGACTCCCCGGACCCCGAGGGCACGTTCCAGGCGCTCGAGAAGTACGGGACGGACCTCACAGCCATCGCACGCTCCGGCAAGCTCGACCCGGTGATCGGGCGCGACTCGGAGATCCGCCGGGTCATCCAGGTCCTTTCGCGCCGCACCAAGAACAACCCCGTGCTGATCGGCGAGCCGGGCGTCGGCAAGACCGCCGTCGTCGAAGGCCTCGCCCAGCGCATGGTGGCGGGCGACGTCCCGGAGAGCCTGCGCGGGAAGACCCTCATCTCACTTGACCTCGGGTCCATGGTGGCCGGAGCCAAGTACCGTGGCGAGTTCGAGGAGCGGCTCAAGGCTGTCCTCGAGGAGATCAAGGCCTCCGAGGGCCAGATCGTCACGTTCATCGACGAGATCCACACGGTGGTCGGCGCGGGCGCTACCGGCGATTCCTCGATGGACGCCGGCAACATGCTCAAGCCCATGCTGGCCCGCGGCGAGCTGCGCCTCATCGGCGCGACGACCCTCGACGAATACCGCCAGAACATCGAGAAGGACGCGGCGCTCGAGCGCCGCTTCCAGCAGGTGTTCGTGGGCGAGCCGAGCGTGGACGACACGATCGCGATCCTCCGCGGGCTCAAGGAGCGCTACGAGGCGCACCACAAGGTGGCCATCGCCGACTCCGCGCTCGTCGCGGCAGCAACGCTGTCCAACCGGTACATCTCCGGACGCCAGCTCCCGGACAAGGCCATCGATCTTGTCGATGAGGCCGCCTCCCGCCTGCGGATGGAGATCGATTCGGCACCGGAGGAGATCGACCAGCTGCGCCGCGCCGTCGACCGTCTCACGATGGAGGAGATGGCGCTCGACGGCGAGGCGGACGCCGCGAGCATCGAGCGGCTGGCCGCGCTCCGGGAGGACATGGCGGACAAGAAGGAGGAGCTCGCCGCCCTCAACGCGCGCTGGGAAGCCGAGAAGACCGGCCTCAACCGCGTCGGCGAGCTCAAGTCGAAGCTCGACGAGCTCCGTTCCCTCGCTGACAAGGCCCAGCGCGAGGGCGACCTCGGCGAGGCCTCCCGCATCCTCTACGGCGAGATCCCGACGTTCGAGCACGAACTCTCAGAGGCAACAGCCGCGACCGAGGCGGAAGCCGCCGAGGGCACCGGGGGGCGCGAGCGGGGCGCAGGCAAGAAGATGGTCGCCGAGGATGTCACGGCGGACGACATCGCCGAGGTCATCTCAGCGTGGACCGGCATCCCCGCAGGGCGCATGCTCCAGGGCGAGAGTCAGAAGCTGCTGCACATGGAGGCGGAGCTCGGCAAGCGGCTCATCGGCCAGGCGAAGGCGGTCAGTGCGGTCTCGGACGCCGTGCGGCGCGCCCGCGCGGGGATCAGCGACCCGAACCGCCCCACGGGCTCGTTCCTGTTCCTCGGCCCGACGGGTGTTGGCAAGACCGAGCTCGCCAAGGCGCTCGCGGACTTCCTGTTCGACGACGAGCGCGCCATGGTGCGCATCGATATGAGCGAGTACTCGGAGAAGCACAGCGTGGCGCGCCTCGTCGGAGCCCCTCCCGGGTACGTCGGCTACGAGGAGGGCGGGCAGCTCACCGAGGCAGTGCGGCGTCGGCCGTATTCGGTGATCCTCCTCGACGAGGTCGAGAAGGCCCACCCCGAGGTCTTCGACATCCTGCTGCAGGTCCTCGACGACGGGCGGCTCACGGACGGCCAGGGCCGCACCGTGGACTTCCGCAACGTGATCCTCGTGCTGACCTCGAACCTCGGGAGCCAGTTCCTCGTGGACCCCTCACTGAGCGAGGGCTCGAAGCGGGATGCCGTCATGAGCGTGGTCAATGCCTCGTTCAAGCCGGAGTTCCTCAACCGGCTCGACGACGTGATCATGTTCGACGCGCTCTCCGTCGACGAACTGTCCAGGATTGTCGAGCTGCAGGTTGCCTCGCTCCAGGCCCGCCTCACGGAGCGCCGGCTCACGCTCGAGGTCACCGACGGCGCCCGCGCGTGGCTCGCGATGACCGGCTACGACCCGGCCTACGGTGCGAGGCCGCTGCGGCGCCTTGTGCAGCGCGAGATCGGTGACAGGCTCGCCAAGGAGATCCTCGCCGGGGAGATTGTCGACGGCGACACGGTCCTCGTCGACGTTGCCGACGTCGAGGTGGATCTCAAGGACCTCACCGGTGCGACGAGCGGCCTGAGCGTCAGGCGCAAGGTACCCGCGGTCCAGTAG